From Phycodurus eques isolate BA_2022a chromosome 1, UOR_Pequ_1.1, whole genome shotgun sequence, one genomic window encodes:
- the LOC133413985 gene encoding LOW QUALITY PROTEIN: opsin-3-like (The sequence of the model RefSeq protein was modified relative to this genomic sequence to represent the inferred CDS: deleted 1 base in 1 codon) codes for MLVRACGTTLSFASSLRNRWLFGRLGCSWYGFINSCFGIVSLVSLALLSYERYNTLMVYNKRALDYRKPLLAVCGAWLYSLAWTLPPLLGWSSYGLEGGGTSCSGTWTERTARSHSYIICLFVFSLGLPVFIMAYCYGRLLRAVKQVGRIRQTRRREFHILFMVVITMACHLLCWMAYGIVAVMATFGRPGLISPVASVVPSIFAKSEVTVFNPVIYILMNKQFHRCFLILFHCRHQLMENSHAIPSRTTTVHLTRLAVDSGADAPGNSVEAPAKDCDTEDTSATLSGKKRKRLSLVGLKTDI; via the exons ATGCTGGTGCGCGCGTGCGGGACCACGCTGAGCTTCGCGTCCAGTCTGCGGAACCGATGGTTGTTCGGCCGCCTCGGGTGCTCGTGGTACGGCTTCATCAACTCCTGCTTCG GTATTGTGTCTCTGGTGTCTCTCGCCCTGCTGTCCTACGAGCGATACAACACCCTAATGGTTTACAACAAGCGGGCCCTGGACTATAGGAAGCCTCTGTTAGCAGTGTGCGGGGCTTGGCTCTACTCGCTGGCGTGGACGTTACCCCCCTTGCTGGGATGGAGCAGCTACGGGCTGGAGGGAGGGGGAACCAGCTGCTCGGGGACGTGGACCGAGCGAACGGCTCGCTCTCACTCCTACATCATCTGTCTGTTTGTCTTCAGCCTCGGTCTCCCCGTCTTCATCATGGCGTACTGCTACGGCCGCCTGCTGCGTGCCGTCAAACAG GTGGGTCGAATTCGACAGACGAGGCGGCGTGAGttccacatcctgttcatggttgTCATCACGATGGCTTGCCACCTCCTCTGCTGGATGGCGTACGGCATCGTCGCCGTTATGGCCACGTTCGGTCGGCCGGGCCTCATCAGCCCCGTGGCCAGCGTGGTGCCGTCCATCTTCGCCAAGAGCGAAGTG ACCGTGTTCAACCCCGTCATCTACATCCTGATGAACAAGCAG TTCCACCGCTGCTTCCTGATCCTGTTCCACTGTCGGCACCAGCTGATGGAGAACAGTCACGCCATTCCATCCAGAACGACCACGGTCCATCTCACCCGTCTGGCGGTGGACAGTGGCGCTGATGCCCCTGGCAATTCCGTGGAAGCACCCGCTAAGGACTGTGACACAGAGGACACCAGCGCCACCTTGTCGGGAAAAAAACGGAAGCGCCTAAGTCTTGTGGGACTCAAGACTGACATTTAA
- the dph3 gene encoding DPH3 homolog yields MSVFHDEVEIEDFEYDEDTEIYYFPCPCGDKFAITKEELENGEDVATCPSCSLIVRVIYDKESFMAGEIIMAPSESKVVLVPT; encoded by the exons atgtctgtttttcatGACGAAGTTGAGATCGAAGACTTTGAATACGACGAAGACACTGAAATATATTACTTTCCGTGTCCCTGTGGAGACAAATTCGCCATAACCAAA GAGGAGCTGGAAAACGGTGAGGACGTGGCCACGTGCCCGAGCTGCTCACTCATTGTCAGAGTCATCTATGACAAG GAGTCTTTCATGGCGGGTGAAATCATCATGGCCCCATCAGAAAGCAAAGTGGTGCTGGTTCCCACCTGA